The DNA segment TAtcgtacagggagttcccgtcgtggcgcagtggaaacgaatccgagtaggaaccatggggttgcgggttcgatccctggcctcgctcagtgggttaaggatccagtgttgctgtggctgtggtgtaggccagcagctgtagctccaattggatccctagtctgggaacttccatatgcctcgggtgcggccctaaaaaaaagcaaataaacaaataaacaaattgcTGTCATACGGAAGTGCTCAGTAACTAGCTGttgagcaaacaaataaataaatgaatgaaacctGGCCTTCCCGTCTGGAGCACCAGCCTTGGTGCTCTAGATTTTACATAGAGTCCTCATGCTATAAAGCAACTAGATTCCAGAACCATTATAATAAACATGACaggttctcgtcgtggcgcagtggttaacgaatccaactaggaaccatgaggttgcgggttcgatccctgcccttgctcagtgggttaaggatccggcgttgccatgagctgtggtgtaggtcgcagacgcggctcagatcccgtgttgctctggctctggcgtaggctggcagctacagctccgactggacccctagcctgggaacctccatatgcctcaggagcggcccaagaaatggcaaaaagacaaaaacaaacaaacaaacaaacatgactTTAAAACCATTGCTAATTTTGCCAGAAGTAAGGGAACTTCCCAAAGACCCCTTCAAAACAAGGATGAGAGTATAAACCACAGCTGGAACTGTGCTGCCCTTGGGGCAAGTGCTAATACTGTGACCTCGGAGATTAAAGAAACACACAGAACAGAAGACGAGACTCTGACACTGACAGTCAGGGACTGGAACCCAAGACTCATACATTAAGATTCTGGAAGGGGCTACACATTTAGCCAAAGAGTAGAACAGGAAACCTCCATCTATACAAAGAAACCTGCCTCTCCCTGTGGTGGGAAAAACAGTGAGATGGGCTCGCCTGTGAACCAGGAACCACAGCACCTGCTCCCAGACTACCCTTTTGCTGCTGCACACCGTCCTCTCAGAAATTAATTTCTCATGATGGTAGTGCCCCCTTGTGCCTGGTAGGAGTAACTACAGGTTTCTCAAAGGAGAGCCCAGAAATCAGGATCTTCATGTTTTCAAGAGATTAAATGCAACCAATAAAAACAttcccatgggagttcctgcagtggcacagcaaaaaggaattcaactaggaaccacgaggttgtgggttcgatccctggccttgctcagtgggttaaggatctggcattgccatgagctgtagtgtaggttgcagacataacttggatcccgagttgctgcggctgtggtgtaggctgggagctgcagctccgatttgacctctagcctgggaacttctgtatacctcgagagcagccttaaaaagacaaaaaaaaaaaaaaaagagttgtcacAGTTGAAGAGAATTGGAAGGTGGATGGAAATTACTCAGAGTGCAATACGGAGGAAATAAGAAGATGGGGAGCCAACCTTTCTGCTTTTGGGTTCTCTGCATCCTTTTTATCATCTTCTCAAGACTGATGCTGCTGATGAATATAACCAGAAGAAGAACAGCAGCAAACGTAATATCTAACATATATATAGTGCttacaacagtgcctggcaagTAGCAAACATTTTATAAGTATTAGTTGAATCCTCAATGACAGACCTGTGTTATTTCTTCCTCTGAGGAACAGGGAATGTGCCTTCTTCATCTTTGCTGCCCTGGAGCCTTGTATGCCTTCTGAACATAGAGGCTTTTGGGGGTGCCCACCAACAGGTTTGGTGGGCTAAAGgcccctcttcctttccaggcCTCCCCGTGTGCTCTCTCAGAACTGCCTGCCTCCTTGCTCACCACCCCTGGGCCAGGACGATCCTTCCCGCTCCTCTGTCTGTTAGTCCTTCAAGCTGCAGCTCAAAGCTCACCTCCTCCAGAGTCTCCCCAGACTCTCCAGGGCCTCAGCACCGTGCACGTGCCTTTATGACAACCTTTCATCACATTCCACCGTCACTGTCTGCAAGGTCCTGCCCAGCAGGACACCATCTTTGCAACCTTGTCACGCAGGAGGCCTTGCTGAAGAGATGCCGTGAAATGATcagatgaatgaaaaagaaaatgaacgaATGACTCTTCCAAGTTCTTTTGTCTCTAGCCAGTCCCCCATCCTTTTTCAGACACCATCCGTCCCGCTGCAGTCTAAGAGGGAAGTTATCAGAGCCGCTCAAGGTCCTGAGCAATACTCGGGATCTGCCTGTTAGCCCACGAGGAGACCCCATCCCCTGGGATCCTTCCTGCTGGAATTCTGGAAGAGCTTCGTTCTTGTACCCACCTTCAGGAAGCAGCTTTAAAAATctgagttgaggagttcctgttgtggctcaagaactcgactagtatccatgaggatgagggttcgatccctggccgcgcttagtgggttaaggatctggcgttgcctcgagctgcagcgtggatcacagatgcggctcagatctggcactgtggtGGTTGTGGATTCAagccctaccctgggaacgtccatatgcggcaggtgcagccctaaaaagagaacaaaataaaaggcTGAGCTGAACGTTTCCACCCTTCTCCCATGAAAATAACACCCTGGCctcttttctgattaaaaactttatttccaGAAGCAGAACTGTTTTTAACACAGAATTCAAGGGATCAGCCTGTCTGTAAAGCCCAAACTCCACCTTCCCAAGTCCCAGCCTCCAGAGGTTCAGAAACTACCAGCCTAGCTTTAGGGGCCCCAAAGGACCTAGGGGCCCCCGGAGGCCCCAGCTTTCAACCTTCTAGGGGCTTGGACAACTTTCGTTCAGAGCTTAGACCTGGTCTCCCAACTTGTCTACCTTCAACACCTTCGCAAAAGCTCCATTTCCACGGGAAAGAGACCACCCCCAATCTGCCTCCTGAGAGAGGGCGTTTCCATGGGAAACAGGAGAGGAGGGGGCTCCGGCAGGAAGGGCCCATCACAGGCAGCAGAGTCGCTCCACCCCCTCCTCGCAGGCGTAGAAATTTTCAAATAGCTCAGGGGAGGTGCCATTGCACTCAAACCACCTTCTCAATGTGCTCAGGGCCCGGAGGGCGTCGGCTTtggtgggcaggggctggaagCCATCCTCTCCATGCCCCTCCTCGCCCTCGGGGCTCACCTCCTCTTTGCACACTCCAGACATGGCCTCCTCACCCTCCAGGTCCACAAAGCGGGAGAACTCCTCGAGGCTCAGCCCACCAGGGACTGGCGGCATCTCAGAGGCTTTGTCTGGGTCTGGGGGCGTTGTGCCAGGAGCCAGCCCTTCCTGAACGAAGCTGCTCACAATGAGCTGGAGGGGCACCTTGGCCCAGGCCGCTGCGGCCATGTGCAGGGCATCCAGCACCGTGATGGCTGCCCCGGCCGCAGCCAGCGAGGGGCCAGCCCTCTCACTCTGGGCCGCAGCCAGCTTGCCCAGCAGACGGTGCCGGTAATGGGCCTTAAAGGCCCGGACCACGGAGCTGGGCAGGGAAGGCGTGGTGCTAGCAGCGGACAAAGGCAAGAGCCTCACGTGGCAGAGCCGGGGCAGGCCTACCAACTCCTCCACCACTCGGGCGGCCAGCAGCAAGGCCACCTGTCGGCCCTGCTGCCCCATGTCCCGGTCAAACTGTGCCAACCACTCTGACCAGGGGATAACCAGGTCAGGGTGGTAAGAGGCAAGCAGAGCCTCACTGCTGACCCCAAAGAAGCACCTTGGGGCAGCCTGGAGCCCACTGACCAACACCCGCCGTTTCTCTGTGCCCCTGCTGTTGGCACACAGCAGCACCTGTACCCGATCACGCG comes from the Phacochoerus africanus isolate WHEZ1 chromosome 4, ROS_Pafr_v1, whole genome shotgun sequence genome and includes:
- the TIGD3 gene encoding tigger transposable element-derived protein 3, which translates into the protein MELCSKKKLHALSLAEKIQVLELLDESKMSQSEVARRFQVSQPQISRICKNKEKLLADWCSGTANRERKRKRESKYSGIDEALLCWYHIARAKAWDVTGPMLLHKAKELADIMGQDFVPSIGWLVRWKRRNNVGFGARHVLVPPLPPEPPPPAPTPQAQLPLSLKDFSPEDIFGCAEVPLLYRAVPGRVGTRDRVQVLLCANSRGTEKRRVLVSGLQAAPRCFFGVSSEALLASYHPDLVIPWSEWLAQFDRDMGQQGRQVALLLAARVVEELVGLPRLCHVRLLPLSAASTTPSLPSSVVRAFKAHYRHRLLGKLAAAQSERAGPSLAAAGAAITVLDALHMAAAAWAKVPLQLIVSSFVQEGLAPGTTPPDPDKASEMPPVPGGLSLEEFSRFVDLEGEEAMSGVCKEEVSPEGEEGHGEDGFQPLPTKADALRALSTLRRWFECNGTSPELFENFYACEEGVERLCCL